One region of Emys orbicularis isolate rEmyOrb1 chromosome 4, rEmyOrb1.hap1, whole genome shotgun sequence genomic DNA includes:
- the LRRC10B gene encoding leucine-rich repeat-containing protein 10B — MRMGSAGSSGREERLPSGAEEQLSGGDQTLELTGRHLKRLPGPVCALGSLQKLYISGTGLRELPEEIEGLRELRILALDFNKLEEVPEALCRLPRLTRLYLGSNRLFGLPAEFAQLQTLRCLWIENNYLYHFPRALLQMPALQSLQMGDNRLRALPGSLPRMTGLRGLWLYGNRFEEFPQPLLRMSQLHILDLDRNKIIDFPDLAHLKGLRLFSYDHNPVKAPPCVADTVTLVGDGAQELMEAREERLQSLREQEEQDEQEENGSEAMQGTLRNDSSLLEDAEGSFSALECSPEET, encoded by the coding sequence ATGAGAATGGGCAGCGCAGGgtcctcaggcagggaggagcggCTGCCATCGGGTGCGGAGGAGCAGCTGAGCGGTGGGGATCAGACACTGGAGCTGACCGGGCGGCACCTGAAGCGGCTGCCAGGCCCAGTGTGTGCCCTGGGCAGCCTGCAGAAGCTCTACATCAGTGGCACTGGGTTGCGGGAGCTGCCCGAGGAGATCGAGGGACTGCGGGAGCTGCGCATCCTGGCACTGGACTTCAACAAGCTGGAGGAGGTGCCCGAGGCACTATGCCGCCTGCCCCGTCTCACCCGCCTCTACCTGGGCAGCAACCGCCTCTTTGGCCTCCCTGCAGAATTTGCCCAGCTCCAGACTCTGCGCTGCTTGTGGATTGAGAACAACTACCTGTACCATTTTCCTCGGGCCTTGCTCCAGATGCCTGCACTGCAGTCCTTGCAGATGGGTGACAATCGACTCCGAGCACTGCCGGGCAGCCTGCCGCGTATGACTGGCCTCCGGGGACTCTGGCTTTATGGGAATCGCTTTGAGGAGttcccacagcccctgctccgcaTGTCCCAGCTCCATATCCTTGACCTGGACCGCAACAAGATCATCGACTTCCCAGACCTGGCCCACCTGAAAGGGTTACGGCTCTTTTCCTATGACCATAATCCAGTTAAAGCACCACCCTGTGTGGCTGACACTGTCACCCTTGTGGGCGATGGGGCCCAGGAgctgatggaggccagggaggaaCGTCTCCAGAGCCTGCGGGAGCAGGAGGAGCAGGATGAACAGGAGGAGAATGGCTCAGAAGCCATGCAGGGCACCCTGAGGAACGACTCCTCCCTGCTAGAGGATGCTGAAGGCAGTTTCTCTGCCCTGGAATGCTCCCCAGAAGAAACATGA